A single window of Bacillota bacterium DNA harbors:
- a CDS encoding LCP family protein has product MRAEKRKKKRKALLVILAIVAVFVLGTGGYAYYLWHKAASTVASIHESIDKSKKRDKEVSINKKDPFSVLIMGVDERDGDKGRADTLIYMTVNPKTNTTDMVSIPRDTYTKIIG; this is encoded by the coding sequence ATGAGAGCTGAAAAAAGAAAGAAAAAAAGAAAGGCATTACTTGTCATTTTAGCCATTGTGGCCGTATTTGTACTCGGAACTGGCGGCTATGCATACTACTTATGGCATAAAGCAGCATCAACCGTGGCAAGTATTCATGAAAGCATTGATAAATCGAAAAAGAGGGATAAAGAGGTCAGTATCAATAAAAAAGATCCTTTTTCTGTCTTAATCATGGGTGTAGATGAACGCGACGGCGATAAGGGCCGTGCCGATACGCTCATTTATATGACCGTTAACCCAAAAACGAATACAACCGACATGGTCAGCATTCCGCGTGACACGTATACAAAAATTATCGG